From Roseisolibacter agri, a single genomic window includes:
- the hemW gene encoding radical SAM family heme chaperone HemW, with the protein MRHVYVHVPFCARRCSYCDFAIAVRARVPVDEYLGALEGELTLRLGPAPSTDARPEIDTLYFGGGTPSRLGAEGVARGVALVTRWFRLADGAEVTIEANPDDVTAGAVAAWRAAGVNRLSLGGQTFDEAALRWMHRTHDGGQTARAIETARAGGIDDLSLDLIFALPSEVPRDWEADVARALALGPSHLSLYGLTVEPGTPLGRWADRGEVGEADEDRYAAEFLHAHEALAAAGYEHYEVSNFAKPGKRARHNSAYWSGAPYLGLGPSAHGFDGTERRWNVAAYASWVRVVAEGRDPVEGRETLDTEMRTAESVYLGLRTTDGLVLDASEVSRASRWQEAGWAERIGDRLRLTAPGWLRLDALAADLTVARSRS; encoded by the coding sequence TTGCGCCACGTCTACGTCCACGTCCCCTTCTGCGCGCGCCGCTGCTCGTACTGCGACTTCGCCATCGCGGTCCGCGCGCGCGTGCCCGTGGACGAGTACCTCGGCGCCCTCGAGGGCGAGCTCACGCTCCGCCTGGGCCCTGCGCCGTCCACCGACGCGCGCCCCGAGATCGACACGCTCTACTTCGGCGGCGGCACCCCGTCGCGCCTGGGCGCCGAGGGCGTCGCGCGCGGGGTCGCGCTGGTCACTCGCTGGTTCCGGCTCGCGGACGGGGCGGAGGTGACCATCGAGGCGAATCCGGACGACGTGACGGCCGGTGCGGTCGCCGCCTGGCGCGCCGCCGGGGTGAATCGCCTCTCGCTCGGCGGCCAGACCTTCGACGAGGCGGCGCTGCGCTGGATGCACCGCACGCACGACGGCGGGCAGACAGCCCGCGCCATCGAGACGGCGCGCGCCGGCGGCATCGACGACCTCTCGCTGGACCTGATCTTCGCCCTGCCGTCCGAGGTGCCGCGCGACTGGGAGGCGGATGTCGCGCGCGCCCTCGCGCTCGGGCCCAGCCACCTCTCGCTCTACGGGCTCACGGTCGAGCCCGGGACGCCGCTGGGCCGCTGGGCCGACCGCGGCGAGGTCGGCGAGGCCGACGAGGACCGCTACGCGGCCGAGTTCCTCCACGCGCACGAGGCGCTCGCGGCCGCGGGCTATGAGCACTACGAGGTGTCGAACTTCGCGAAGCCCGGAAAGCGCGCCCGCCACAACTCCGCTTACTGGTCGGGCGCGCCCTACCTGGGCCTCGGTCCGTCCGCGCACGGCTTCGATGGGACCGAGCGCCGCTGGAACGTCGCCGCCTACGCCTCCTGGGTCCGCGTGGTGGCCGAGGGGCGCGATCCCGTCGAGGGGCGCGAGACGCTCGACACCGAGATGCGGACGGCCGAGTCGGTCTACCTTGGCCTGCGGACGACCGACGGGCTCGTGCTCGACGCGTCCGAGGTCTCGCGCGCCTCGCGCTGGCAGGAGGCCGGGTGGGCGGAGCGCATCGGGGATCGGCTGCGGCTCACCGCGCCGGGCTGGCTGCGGCTCGACGCGCTGGCGGCGGACTTGACGGTCGCCCGAAGTCGTTCCTAG
- the dprA gene encoding DNA-processing protein DprA has translation MTTLPIAGDHPPAPDDRRLALALACAPTVGPVRFRALLARHDGRAGRALREQAPASSARAALLDEAEERLRRARVAGLALTLLGEPDYPASLYDLPDAPPALWYAGDLSHVAAPAAALVGMRAPSAYGLRCARAMAAALARAGVVVVSGMARGIDGAAHEAALDAGAPSIAVLGTGANVAYPTAHRALHARLVRDGLVLSEAPPGAVATPGAFPRRNRIIAALARVTVVVEAGVKSGALITAGVAADLGRTVAAVPGPIDVPGAAGGNALLRDGAQLVATVDDVLALAGVAARPSTAAAGRAPAVAPAGLGPDERALWDALCAPAPGADALVERTGLPVKRCITALTALELAGLVESRWSGEIARR, from the coding sequence ATGACCACGCTCCCGATCGCGGGCGACCACCCCCCGGCGCCCGACGACCGCCGCCTCGCGCTCGCCCTCGCGTGCGCGCCCACGGTCGGCCCGGTGCGCTTCCGCGCGCTGCTCGCCCGGCACGACGGACGCGCCGGCCGCGCGCTCCGCGAGCAGGCGCCGGCATCGAGCGCACGCGCCGCCCTGCTCGACGAGGCGGAGGAGCGCCTGCGGCGCGCTCGCGTGGCCGGACTCGCGCTGACGCTGCTCGGGGAGCCGGACTATCCCGCGTCGCTGTACGACCTGCCCGACGCCCCGCCCGCGCTCTGGTACGCGGGTGACCTGTCACACGTCGCCGCACCCGCGGCGGCGCTGGTCGGGATGCGTGCGCCCTCGGCCTACGGGCTGCGCTGCGCCCGCGCCATGGCCGCCGCCCTCGCCCGCGCTGGCGTCGTGGTCGTCAGCGGCATGGCGCGCGGGATCGACGGCGCGGCGCACGAGGCGGCGCTCGACGCCGGCGCGCCCTCGATCGCGGTCCTGGGTACCGGCGCGAACGTCGCCTACCCGACCGCCCACCGGGCGCTGCACGCGCGGCTCGTCCGCGATGGCCTCGTGCTCTCCGAGGCGCCACCCGGCGCCGTCGCGACGCCGGGCGCCTTCCCACGCCGCAATCGCATCATCGCGGCGCTGGCGCGCGTCACCGTGGTCGTCGAGGCGGGCGTGAAGAGCGGCGCGCTGATCACGGCGGGCGTCGCGGCGGACCTCGGTCGCACGGTCGCGGCGGTCCCGGGACCGATCGACGTCCCGGGCGCCGCGGGCGGCAACGCGCTGCTCCGCGACGGCGCGCAGCTCGTCGCCACGGTGGACGACGTGCTCGCGCTGGCAGGCGTCGCGGCCCGGCCCTCCACGGCGGCGGCTGGTCGGGCTCCCGCCGTCGCGCCGGCCGGCCTCGGCCCCGACGAGCGCGCGCTGTGGGACGCGCTGTGCGCTCCAGCGCCGGGCGCGGACGCGCTCGTCGAGCGGACCGGCCTCCCGGTGAAGCGCTGCATCACCGCGCTGACCGCCCTGGAGCTGGCCGGCCTCGTCGAGAGCCGCTGGAGCGGCGAGATCGCGCGGCGCTGA